A segment of the Plasmodium cynomolgi strain B DNA, scaffold: 1068, whole genome shotgun sequence genome:
AAATACTCAGAAACTTggaaattttacttttaagtGTAATACacaaatatacaaatttgaagagaaCTTCGTCTAGtgataaataatacatattatttcttttcttttaaataattaattcatcttcttttttatatgcattttaaagatcattatataatatatgacattgttacttaaaaaaacagCACAATATTAATTAGTTTTGTATGTGTTCAACATGACAAAATCTGATTTAGATGAATTACCTtcaaacacattttttaaattgttgaATGACAATGAAAATGGCAATATAGATGGCAAAAAGTATTCTATTGATTGTGAACGTATTGGAATAGGTTATTCTGAACAACctaaaattaagaaaatttgcaccaaacttgaaaaaaatatacactaTTTAGAAAATGATCATAATAAAAACTATTCAGAAAATGTTCTTAAAGACTATTCATCAATTTTCGATAAGCATTGTTTTGATTTGAATTACTGGTTATATGATGAATTAAGTAATAATCTTCATGAAagtaagacaaaaaaaatatacatcatttttttgaagaaattcaAAAACAGTGGAATAATATTAACAGAAATGATCCATCTAATAATAGTCGTAAAATATGTAAACCCCAATCCGAACTTTTTAAAACAGGATTATTCAAACATACTAAAAATTGCTTGATTACTTTGAAAATTATGgaacatttaaaaagaaatggaaacaGAGAAGACAAAAGCAAAGAAgacaaaaacaaatatatattgcgACTATATTAA
Coding sequences within it:
- a CDS encoding CYIR protein (putative;~vir-type antigen), with product MTKSDLDELPSNTFFKLLNDNENGNIDGKKYSIDCERIGIGYSEQPKIKKICTKLEKNIHYLENDHNKNYSENVLKDYSSIFDKHCFDLNYWLYDELSNNLHEKIQKQWNNINRNDPSNNSRKICKPQSELFKTGLFKHTKNCLITLKIMEHLKRNGNREDKSKEDKNKYILRLY